The DNA window TAATGCGACGCGAATAATGTcctagtgcagccagttcagctTAGAAAACAGACCCAAAATCTAATGTGTGCTCTTCATGTAGCGACTTAAGTCGACACTAGAGACCTAAGAAATCAGTCGACGTCGACACAAGCGtcattggccgcgttcaggAAACACAGTTGAGTGCCATGAGCGCTCATTGGCCtggtttacaccgatctcttgatacgcgtatcaaatattcgtatgtatttgaccggaaatgaatgtccgggaaagaatctaccatatgaaatcgtttgtatttcgtatgaagacttttgaagtgcaattgaaaaggtttgtgagtcattcgtttaattgtaattaattaattatttttacaccatgcatttagccgaaatagataaattaataaaagtttttatacggaatcgtttgtattttgtttgaagagttatgaagtgtgattaaaaaggtttgtgagtcacccagataattttaattaaatatttataaactcggtaattagccgaaatatagatttttagttattcatgttaaaagaagaaggcgctagTGTTCCCGATAAGGTCCCGTttgcaatcagaattaatatgaacgttttaaaaattattttatactgaaataaataaatatacaggctaACTGCTAACTTGACGctcgataaattttgttaataacaaaaaaactattctttcccaaatgtttaaacaattttcccAAACTTCCCCAAATAATTCCCAAATTATATGAACAATAATAAcctaaaaatattcaatttgtctGCTAATAACTCTACGGCGgtcgactcgggtcgcatcatggacgtggaatacatacatatctattaTGTATTTCACGTCAATGATGCTAGAGTCCTGTATacatgatgcgacccgagtcagttgagtcgcaaatcgaaaacgccacGGACTCTACTTATACTGTGACGTGATGTTtgtgtgtaatattaatttaagttaGCACGTCTCTTCTGCTTGTTTTTATGGTTGTATCATGCTATACTTTCTGCACTTAAAATGAAATCGGTACACAATGGTATATTAATTAGAtgttgaagaaaaaagagaaaaaaatgaaaagtgcTAAAAGTTCAGTTATAAAGAACAAATGTTTCCCTGATGTACGGAGTCTGTCGAATTGAGTTATCTCAATATAGTATatgttttatagttttatgtatgtatgtatatatatgtaagcaGAAAGTACTCATTTAGTGATTGCATTATTATCTGCTATcatttgttataaacaatgGCGTGGTCAAACTATCAACGTACTTTAGCTATACTTCAAATAGTTACAGGCTCGTTTAATACTTTATCAGTTAAGtaagtattttataagtacgcaaattaattatatatatacatgtatacgtatatatatatacgtatatatagcataaagaataaaatcacAGTACAGAAgaaaaatcaatcaatcaataatcAAGTTTTACTGATGTTAGAATTtgactttaaatttatttagatatgCAGATCGACAAGTTGTACTTGGTGAAGATGAACAGCTCAGACATTTTAATCATCCCTTTATGCAATCGTTGTTTATGTTTTTTGGAGAAGCTCTTTGTTTTTTAGCGTTTAAAatcttctattattattataatcggCGAGGCGTAAGTATTCatgatttttgttttctgaataaattaaattgtattatatactatattaatttgttcacAGGATGGCTCCGTAGATAATAATGTGCTCATTAAGGGTACAAGGGTTTTTAATCCTTTCATTTTACTAGTACCTGCATTATGTGATATGTTTGCAACATCCATAATGTATATTGGTCTGAACATGACTTATGCAAGTAGCTTCCAAATGTTGCGCGGatcagtaattatttttacaggaATGCTTTCTATTGGGTTTCTTAATAGAAAATTGGGAGTAAGAGAATGGATAGGCATTGGTTTTGTCATGACAGGTTTAGCATTTGTTGGCGTTAGTGATATATTAACATTGGAAAACAGTGATATTAGTGCAAATTCTGTAATCACTGGAGACttacttattatatttgctcaggtacattttttattattattaatttat is part of the Temnothorax longispinosus isolate EJ_2023e chromosome 12, Tlon_JGU_v1, whole genome shotgun sequence genome and encodes:
- the Tango9 gene encoding solute carrier family 35 member F6 isoform X2; translation: MAWSNYQRTLAILQIVTGSFNTLSVKYADRQVVLGEDEQLRHFNHPFMQSLFMFFGEALCFLAFKIFYYYYNRRGDGSVDNNVLIKGTRVFNPFILLVPALCDMFATSIMYIGLNMTYASSFQMLRGSVIIFTGMLSIGFLNRKLGVREWIGIGFVMTGLAFVGVSDILTLENSDISANSVITGDLLIIFAQVITAVQMVVEEKYVGQQDIPALQAIGWEGIFGFIGISIAIIPLNYITAPPPFADNSRGTLEATVEALTQIGSNSKLLIAVIDSVRTIVIWVFSLGFQWQVFHYMQLIGFVILLIGMACYNNIVIPQLIRKYRCHLGRHTLPENEDHIINTAADDVQETT
- the Tango9 gene encoding solute carrier family 35 member F6 isoform X1: MAWSNYQRTLAILQIVTGSFNTLSVKYADRQVVLGEDEQLRHFNHPFMQSLFMFFGEALCFLAFKIFYYYYNRRGDGSVDNNVLIKGTRVFNPFILLVPALCDMFATSIMYIGLNMTYASSFQMLRGSVIIFTGMLSIGFLNRKLGVREWIGIGFVMTGLAFVGVSDILTLENSDISANSVITGDLLIIFAQVITAVQMVVEEKYVGQQDIPALQAIGWEGIFGFIGISIAIIPLNYITAPPPFADNSRGTLEATVEALTQIGSNSKLLIAVIGIAFSIAFFNFAGISVTKEMSATTRMILDSVRTIVIWVFSLGFQWQVFHYMQLIGFVILLIGMACYNNIVIPQLIRKYRCHLGRHTLPENEDHIINTAADDVQETT